In the Primulina huaijiensis isolate GDHJ02 unplaced genomic scaffold, ASM1229523v2 scaffold15321_ERROPOS2250371, whole genome shotgun sequence genome, one interval contains:
- the LOC140965857 gene encoding protein PIN-LIKES 6-like has translation MIDRRQSFLVQVLEEPPRGGTSLLGSIKIAVLPIAKVFTMCFLGFIMASKFVNILPSNGRKLLNGLVFSLLLPCLIFSQLGQAITFQKMIEWWFIPVNVVIATITGSIIGLLVACIARPPYPFFKFTVIQIGIGNIGNVPLVLIAALCQDKSNPFGDSSKCTQDGNAYISFGQWVGAIVVYTYVFNMLAPPPGGTFDIEDENLPVKDPTRISSNYAAKDSSPENVPLLMEEAISNDSSYKKKDKVKHFLNVIYEKLKLKQIFQPPIIASVVAIFIGCVPFLKKLIFTSDAPLYFFTDSCIILGEAMIPCILLALGGNLVDGPGSSKLGLRTTAAIVFGRLVLVPPTGLGIVMLADKLGFLPPDDKMFRFVLLLQHTMPSSVLAGAVANLRGCGREAAAVLFWVHIFAIFSMAGWIILYLHLLF, from the exons ATGATTGATAGAAGGCAAAGTTTTCTGGTTCAGGTCCTAGAAGAACCACCGAGGGGCGGAACGTCGTTGCTCGGAAGCATCAAGATTGCTGTTCTGCCCATAGCAAAAGTCTTTACCATGTGTTTCCTCGGATTTATTATGGCCTCAAAGTTTGTAAACATCTTACCTTCTAATGGAAGAAAACTTTTAAATGGG CTCGTCTTCTCACTTCTGCTCCCATGTTTAATATTCTCTCAACTAGGACAAGCCATTACTTTTCAAAAGATGATCGAATG GTGGTTTATTCCCGTTAATGTTGTTATAGCCACTATAACAGGTTCTATTATAGGGCTTCTTGTTGCCTGCATTGCTCGTCCTCCTTACccattcttcaagttcaccgTAATTCAAATTGGAATCG GGAATATTGGAAATGTGCCTCTTGTCTTGATTGCTGCATTGTGTCAAGATAAGTCAAATCCGTTTGGAGACAGTAGTAAATGTACTCAAGATGGAAATGCTTACATCTCATTCGGCCAATGG GTTGGTGCAATTGTTGTATATACATATGTTTTTAATATGCTCGCACCGCCGCCTGGTGGTACATTTGATATTGAAGACGAAAATCTACCTGTTAAGGATCCTACAAGGATAAGCTCTAACTATGCTGCTAAAGATAGTTCTCCTGAGAATGTTCCCCTACTTATGGAGGAGGCTATTTCAAATGATTCTAGCTATAAGAAGAAAGATAAG GTTAAACATTTTCTAAATGttatatatgaaaaattgaAGCTCAAGCAAATCTTTCAACCACCAATTATTGCTTCT GTTGTTGCCATATTTATAGGATGTGTTCCTTTTTTGAAGAAATTAATCTTTACCTCGGATGCTCCTCTCTACTTCTTCACTGACAGCTGTATCATTCTCGG GGAGGCGATGATTCCATGCATACTACTGGCTTTAGGAGGCAACCTAGTGGATG GACCAGGTAGTTCAAAACTGGGTTTGCGAACTACCGCTGCTATTGTGTTTGGGAGACTGGTCTTGGTTCCTCCAACTGGACTTGGCATTGTCATGCTAGCCGATAAGCTCGGTTTTCTTCCCCCGGATGATAAAATGTTCAGATTTGTCCTCCTCCTCCAGCATACGATGCCCTCTTCTGTCCTTGCAG GTGCTGTTGCCAACCTGAGAGGATGTGGGCGGGAGGCAGCTGCTGTATTATTCTGGGTTCATATTTTTGCTATTTTCTCAATGGCTGGATGGATTATTCTTTATCTCCACTTGCTCTTTTAA